AAACAGCTGGCACTCAAAGATGCCCAGGCAAAAAGCACCCAGCTTAAAGAGCAACGCCAGCAGCTAGCGCTTCAGGAGCAAAGCCTGATGGTCAAGGCGCAGGCCGCGCTTGAACCTTTAGTTGAGCTTCGTCAGACACTTAAAGACGTATTAGCGCAGCTACCGGAAGATGCGCAGGCCAGCAGTCATCAGGGCAAGCTGACCCGGATTGGGCAGCAGCTGAGTTTGCTCGGTGCCGTTAACCTGGCGGCGATCGAAGAATTTGATGAGGCACAGCAGCGCAAGCGTTACCTTGACGAGCAGCTGGATGACCTCAGTGCGGCACTGGAAACGCTCGAAGGCGCCATTCGTAAGATTGACCGCGAAACACGTAGTCGTTTTAAAAGCACCTTTGATCAGGTTAATCAGGGGCTGGCAGAGCTGTTTCCCAAGGTATTTGGCGGCGGCAGTGCTTATCTGGAACTGACCAGTGATGACCTGCTGGAGAGTGGGGTAAGCATCATGGCAAGACCACCGGGTAAGAAAAACTCGACAATTCATCTGTTAAGTGGTGGAGAAAAAGCCCTGACCGCATTATCATTGGTATTTTCAATATTTAGACTAAATCCAGCCCCGTTTTGTATGCTGGATGAAGTAGATGCACCGCTGGACGATGCGAACGTTGGACGCTTCTGCCGACTGGTCGAAGAAATGTCGCAAACGGTGCAGTTTATTTACATCAGCCATAATAAGGTCGCAATGGAAATGGCGGGCCGGCTGACGGGGGTAACCATGGCGGAACCCGGGGTTTCACGTATGGTTGCCGTAGACATAGAACAAGCAGTGCAAATGGCGCATGCATAATAAGTAAAGGTGAGCAATGGCCACAGAATTAAGATGGGCATTAATCGTGATCAGTGCACTGATCATTGGTGGATTATTGATACATGGCTTATGGTCGGTGAGAAAAAAAGAGAACCAGGACACCGATAACCCCGCAGCCAACAAGCAACCCGCAGCCGCGCCTCAGCCGCAGCGCGAGGAAGAGCCACAGCTGGATGAAATGAGCTTTTCTGCTGTCGATGAAGACAAAGAGTCTGCACTGGCCCAAAGCCAAAGCGAAGCGGCAGATACCCCTACAGGCGCTGCCGAGCAACATGAAGAGGTACAGCAGGAGGCTGATTCACAGGAAACAGCGCCGCAGGACTTTATTATTCTCCATATCGAGATGCCAGAAGGGCTGACAATGGCGGGCTCTAAGCTGTTGCCATGTGTACTGAGTCTTGGCTTTAAGTACTCGGATGAAGGCTTTTTCAACCGTCATGTAGAGTCATCCGGCAATGGCCCGGTCTTGTTCCGGTTAGTGAATATGTATAACCCGGGCACGTTCGATATCGACAATATGGAACAGTTCAGCACCGGTGGCGTCAGCCTGTTTATGACGTTGCCGTGCGAAGGCGACAGCATGGCGGCGTTCAATATGCTGCACAGCGCCGCGAAAAAGTTGGCCGATGAATTTGGTGCCAGTGTGCTGGACAGCAGTCGTGAGCCACTCACTGTGAATACCACCCGTGCCTATGTTGAAAAGGTACGCGAGTATACCGTTTAAGCGTTAATACTGCCTGCGGGCATAGACGCGACAGAGCCACGGACTTAGGTCCGTGGCTTTTTGTGTTATTAAGAGGTTGTAATGTCAGAAACTATCAGCAAACAAATCAATGAATTAAGACAACAGTTGGAAAGTTATAACTACCAGTACTATGTCTTGGATCAGCCCACTGTACCCGATGCCGAATATGACCGGGTAATGCGCGCTCTGATTGAGCTGGAAACTCAGCATCCTGACTATTTAACCCCGGATTCTCCCTCACAAAAAGTGGGTGGTGCTGCGCTGAGCAAATTTGAGCAGGTAACGCATCAGGTGCCTATGTTGTCTCTGGACAATGCATTCGATGAGGCTGAGTTCAATGCGTTTAATCGTCGCATCAAAGAGCGCCTGCTGCACAACGACGAGCTGGATTTTTGTTGCGAGCCAAAGCTGGATGGTCTGGCCGTGTCGATTCTTTACCGTGATGGGGTGCTGGTTCAGGCCGCAACTCGCGGTGATGGTCAGGTAGGTGAAAATATCACCGAAAACGTGAAAACCATACGTAATATTCCATTGCGTTTGCGTGGTGACAATATTCCGGCTGAGCTGGAAGTACGTGGTGAAGTCTTCATGGACAAGGCCGGCTTTGCACGATTGAACGAAACCGCAGCAAAGCGTGATGAAAAAACCTTTGCGAACCCACGCAATGCAGCGGCGGGAAGCTTGCGTCAGCTGGATCCTAAAATAACCGCCAAACGCCCGCTGATGTTTTACGCCTATTCAATGGGCGTGGTGCAGGGCGCTGAGCTGGCTGATACCCATTATGCGCAATTGCAGCAGTTAAAAGACTGGGGCTTGCCTATGTGCCCGCAAACTAAGCGGGTAACAGGCGCCAGCGCGGCTTATCAATACTACCAAGCCATTATGGCCGAGCGCGACGCGTTGCCGTATGAAATTGATGGCGTGGTCATCAAGGTTGATAATAAACCGTTTCAGGAGCAGCTAGGCTTTGTTGCGCGTGCACCGCGCTGGGCCATTGCATTTAAATTTCCGGCTCAGGAAGAATTAACGCAGTTGCTGGATGTGGAGTTTCAGGTAGGCCGGACCGGCGCCATCACCCCAGTTGCGCGGCTGGAGCCGGTATTTGTTGGCGGCGTGACCGTCTCGAATGCGACTTTGCACAACCGTGACGAAATCGACCGTCTGGGTGTCAAAGTCGGTGATACCGTGATCATCCGACGCGCCGGTGATGTGATCCCGCAGATCACCCAGGTGGTGCTGGAAAAAAGGCCTGAAGATGCGCGCGATATCACTTTCCCGGATACCTGTCCGGTATGTGATTCCCACGTTGAGCGTGTTGAAGGTGAAGCCGTTGCGCGTTGCACCGGTGGCCTGGTGTGCCGCGCACAACGTAAAGAAGCGATAAAGCACTTTGCGTCGCGTAAGGCGCTGGACATCGATGGCCTGGGCGACAAGATTGTTGAGCAACTGGTTGAGCGGGAACTGATCACCACGCCGGCGGAATTATTTACCCTGCGTCAGGGCCATTTTGAGTCACTGGAGCGCATGGGCCCTAAATCAGCCAAGAACCTGGTGGGCGCGCTTGAAGAGGCCAAACAAACGACCTTGGCCAAGTTTTTATATGCCCTTGGGATCCGCGAAGTGGGCGAAGCCACGGCACAAAACCTGGCAAATCACTATCTGACGCTTGAAAAGGTGATGAATGCCTCCATTGAGAGTTTACAGGAAGTAAGTGATGTGGGTGTCGTGGTTGCTCAGCATATTCACGCGTTTTTCAGTGAACCACACAATCAAAAAGTGGTGAGCGATCTACTTGAGCAAGGGTTGCACTGGCCTGAAATTACTGCAAAAGCAGAAAGTGAGCAGCCACTGGCTGGCCTGACTTACGTATTGACGGGCACGCTGAGCCAGCTTAATCGCAACGACGCTAAAGCGCGATTACAGGCACTTGGAGCTAAAGTGTCCGGGAGTGTCTCTAAGAACACGCACGCACTGGTGGCAGGCGAAAAAGCGGGGTCTAAGCTAACCAAGGCGCAAGATCTGGGGATCGATATCCTGGATGAAGCAGCACTGATTGCATTGCTTGACTCACATCAGGGGTAATACCAATTGCATTTAATACCTGTTCAATTTGAAGGAGCAAATAGAACACTTAATTAAGCAAATTGGTATAAACAACAGGCGGGCTATTAGCCCGCCATCAAATAAGAGAAGTGGTATGAGCAAGTTACAGGCGGGGTACGGGCCCGAATACTGGGATAAATACGGGGTATATCGCACGCCTGTTGGATTTAATCTGACCTTACTGGTGTTGCTCAGACCCTTGTTCCTTTGGCTGGTTTCAGCCTTGACCTGGCGTCCAGATCTGGATCTCATGTCCTTGTTTTTCCATTCAAAGCAGCATTTTTTTGTAGCTGTGATGATAGCCAGTCTGGCACTGCTTCCAACTGTGCTGTTTTCTTTGCGCAGGCCAACCAGCTCACCTAAGTTAGCCCGCTACTGGCGTCATATGCGCTGGCCATTGCTGATAGCCGCCTGTCTGGACTTAGCCTGGCTGGGGATGCAAATTGTTCAGGCACACTATCAATTCTCTTTCTATTTGGCCATTCAGGCTGTACTGGTCTGCTGGGTTATTTTGTATTTGCTTAAAAGTCGATACTTAACGTGTTTTTTTGGGGATTGGCCGGAACCTGAAAATAATTGACTTGACGCTGAGGGGCAGACAACTAAACATAAGGGCGATCGTGGTTTTCATATTGGCGTAAAAATATCACGCTAGTCTGATCCGGACTGGCTTGTGTCACTCTATAACAATAAGACAAAACGCTTGTGTTTGCCGATATGGAGTCACCCAATATCAACCGGAGAAAGAGACATGTTAACTTGGCGAGATATTCTGCAGTTCGCAGACAACGGCAACCCACAGCCACCCAGGCGGGTTGAAAAAAACCTGATGCAGTGGCAGGCGCTGCTTGAACCTTCCGTATTTCATATCACACGTAACCGGGGCACTGAGCGTCCTTTCAGCTCGCAAAGCTGTAGTGTGTTCTCACCGGGTAAATACCACTGTGCCTGCTGTGACCAACTGTTGTTTGATGCCGAAGAAAAGTATGACAGCGGCTCTGGCTGGCCTGCGTTTACTCAACCTTACAGCGCTGACTCTGTGGCCTATAAACTGGACAGATCGCACGGTATGGACCGGGTAGAGATAGTGTGTAATGTGTGTGATGCCCACTTGGGCCACGTGTTTCCGGATGGCCCTAAGCCCAGCGGCTTGCGCTATTGTGTGAACGCACTGGCGCTGAAAAAGCACGAAGAAGGCACGCATTGAGTAGCACTTTTACCTGATTAAGGCTTAAAATCCAGGTTCATTTCTGCAAGCTGTGCCTGCAGTTTCTCAAATCGCTCCTGCTGTTCAGGCTCTAGGTGCGCGGCGCTGAGTGTTTTGTAGCATTTGGCAGCCAGATTTGAGTTGAACGTGGTGGCTTTCTTCCCTGTTGCGTCGGCAAGACACTGGAGCAAATTGAGTGCAATACTGGCGTTTTTGGGCATGACCCGAAATGCCTGTGTAAAGGCTTCCAGTGCGACATCCAACTGCCCCTTCTGAAATTGCTTTACGGCATGATTGTTTAACTCTTTTGGTCCCATAGTGATATTGCGACGTTCATCCTGCTGTTGTTGTAGCAGGTGCATAAAGGCGGGATCGTTTTGTTGCTGGTGACGTTCGCAGTGCGTGATGATCTGACCAAATAACGCCTCTGCTTTGTGCTGAAACCCAAGCTCATGAAATGCTTTTGCTTTATCTAATGCGGCATCAACCGAGCGGATCTGAGGCTCATCTTCCAGTTGCTCCATCAGTTGTCGCGCTTTGCTGTGCTCATCTTTAAGATAATGCAGCCGCGCGTTCAGCACATCAATTTGAGTCTGGTTATTCGCATTGGGAAACTGCTTTTTGAGATCACTCAGATATTGCTGGGTTTGCCGGGTGAGCCGGGTGATTTGATCGTGTTGATCTGTGCTCAGTGCAAAATCAATTCCGGCGCGGGCGGCGTTTAAATAGACGTCAGGGCTGTCATGCATCGAATAACGTGCAAAATTAGCGATTTCTTTTTGCGCGTTGTAACTACATTCATAATCATGATTGATCCGAGCTACTGTACTGAGAGATTTCTGCCGTTCGATATTACGTGGTGCAATCTGTGAGGCTTGCACTAAAGAAACCTGAGCTTCCTCAAACTGATTGAGTTTTAGCTCCAGGCGAGACAATAAATCCAACGCGGCCAGGCGAGTTTCACTTTTTTCGATCAAAGACTTAAGCATCTTCTGCGCCATGATGTCTTCGTTATTGGCGATCAAGGTTTCCACCAGACCAAGCTTGGCCCAGGTAAACTTTTGCAATTCAAGCACAGAGCGGTAGAACTGTTTAGCCTCGTCATATTGCTTGAGCTGCAATAGGGTCTCACCTTTTAGCTTGAGCAATATCGGGCTGTAAGCATGCTCACCGCTTTCAAGCTCTGAGTTAATAAGTTTTAGCGCCTTGGAGTAGTTTTCGTCGTCAATCAGATTGTAGAGCGTTTTAAGGCTACGTTTGCGCTTTAATACACGCTCGATTCGTGACTTGAGTTCTTTAATACTGAAAGGCTTTACCAGAAAGTCATCAGGCTGTAACTCAACAATACTGTGCACCAGTTCGGGGCTGGTTTCGGCTGAGGTGAAAATAAACCCGGTACTTTGACGGATCAGGCGCTTTTTAAGTAGCTCTTCGTAAAGCTGATACCCATTCTGGCGTTTGCTCAGGTCAAATGAGCAGATAATCAAATCAAATTTATGATGGATACAGCTTTCCTTTGCCAGTTGGGCATTTTCGGCAAACTGGACGTTTTTATATGCCAGCTGGTCCAGCGACTGTTTAATATAGCTCAGCGCCAGTTGCTGTTCTTCCACGATCAAAATTTTTGCATTTACAAAGGGTTGAACAGACATAAAGTGAAAGCTAAAGGAATAAACTTAGAATGCTTTTAGTCTAGTCGTTTATCTTTTCTTTTGAAACATAAGGATTAAAAAGCTTGGTAAGAATACAGAGAAAGTAGGGGGCCAGGCATTGTTTTGGATGAGCACGATATATCATTGACCAAATCATGGTTAATAGAATAAAGAGAGTTTGACTGACTATTTTTGAAGTGATGGTGGTTTTTTGAAGTGATGGTGGGTTGTACTGGACTTACACCTGTGATCCTCGCCTTGATTAGGTATGAGTGCGATGTAGCATCGACCAAAATACGGAAGAAAAAACAGGACTTATAGAGATGTGGTTGGTGCTATTTTTTGAAGTGATGGTGGGTTGTACTGGACTTACACCTGTGACCCTCGCCTTGATTAGGTATGAGTGCGATGTAGCATCGACCAAAATACGGAAGAAAAAACAGGACTTATAGAGATGTGGTTGGTGCTATTTTTTGAAGTGATGGTGGGTTGTACTGGACTTGAACCAGTGACCCTCGCCTTGTAAGGGCGATGCTCTCCCAACTGAGCTAACAACCCATGCATAGATGCAGGTACATACTCTGTATTTCCGAAGAAATGGTGGGTTGTACTGGACTTGAACCAGTGACCCTCGCCTTGTAAGGGCGATGCTCTCCCAACTGAGCTAACAACCCAGAGTATTTTTTACTAAGTCTTTAAGATGGTGGGTTGTACTGGACTTGAACCAGTGACCTTCGCCTTGTAAGGGCGATGCTCTCCCAACTGAGCTAACAACCCATCTTAAAATTTTGTCAGAGTCTAGTCTTAGTTATGGTGGGTTGTACTGACCTAAATCAGACCCCTCGTCTTGGTAAGAATGAGCGCGATGCTGCATCGACCAAGTTTACCAAATTAATGGTGGGTTGTACTGGACTTGAACCAGTGACCCTCGCCTTGTAAGGGCGATGCTCTCCCAACTGAGCTAACAACCCATAACTATTCTGACTTTTGCGTATTGAGCCATAATTTTTTCTTCTTTTTAGACAAAAAGATTATGGTGGGTTGTACTGACTTTAATTCAGTAACCCTTGTCTTGGTAAGAATGAGCGCGATGCTGCATCGACCAAGTTCACCAAATTATGGTGGGTTGTACTGGACTTGAACCAGTGACCCTCGCCTTGTAAGGGCGATGCTCTCCCAACTGAGCTAACAACCCAATACGCTGTTTCAAATGTGAATAAGTTTCACCAAAATTATGGTGGGTTGTACTGGACTTGAACCAGTGACCCTCGCCTTGTAAGGGCGATGCTCTCCCAACTGAGCTAACAACCCACATTCGAAACACAAGACACATTGCCGTGTCGTTGTGGGGCGCTATTATATGTTTCCTTTCAAAGGAGTCAACACAAAATCCTGATTTTTTATCTGTATGCTTCTTTTGTGTTCAGGTGTTCGTTTTTTAGGTATTTCTCTTCATTATATGTCTAAGCAATATATTGTCCGTCGGGTAAAGTGAGCGGCGGGGTGGTGGAGATATTGAGTGCTGTTTTTAGAAAGGAAGGTGGGGAGGGGGAGTTACAAAAGCATTTGTTTCGAGGTGGAGATCCGCTTGCAAAAGAAATGAGTTGCCCAATGGATGTCCTGGCCTTTTATCTGTGCCCAATTGAGTAGCAGTTTGTGTCTCCTTGTTCAAAAAACTGAGAGATCAAGTACAAGGACATGCATAATCGAGAATAGCTGGTTTTAAATTAAGCAAAAACAGGCACTTCTATTGATTGAACCGCTCAATTCGCTTATATTCTGTGCTTCTGGGGCGTTTTTGCAGCAATTAGAAAAAACTTGCAGAAAAGGTGTTGACTTTGTTTTCTGTGATGCATAGAATGCGCCCCGCACTCAGCGATGCAGCGTTACAGTTTCATTGCTACTGGTGAGGGGCTATAGCTCAGCTGGGAGAGCGCTTGCATGGCATGCAAGAGGTCGGCGGTTCGATCCCGCCTAGCTCCACCAAATTCAGTGCATAAATGTCCTAGTGATATAATGTTTGGAACTGGCTTCGAATGCTGTTTCTAAATGATTGTGTCCCCTTCGTCTAGAGGCCTAGGACACCGCCCTTTCACGGCGGTAACAGGGGTTCGAATCCCCTAGGGGACGCCACTTACTTTTAGTAAGTACCAAACTCGCATGGTAAGAGTCTAAATAACCAGTCCTAGTGACAAAAGATTTTGTTAAAGGAAGTTCGGTCTCGCTGGCTCGACTTTCACACTAACAAAAAATTATTGAAGCAGTGCTTCAATAAGCAAATTTTTTGTCCCCTTCGTCTAGAGGCCTAGGACACCGCCCTTTCACGGCGGTAACAGGGGTTCGAATCCCCTAGGGGACGCCACTTACTTTCGTAAGTATCAAACTCGTATAGTAAGAGTATAAACAACTAGTCCTAGTGACACATTCAGTGTCCCCTTCGTCTAGAGGCCTAGGACACCGCCCTTTCACGGCGGTAACAGGGGTTCGAATCCCCTAGGGGACGCCACTTACTTTCGTAAGTATCAAACTCGTATGGTAAGAGTCTAAATAACCAGTCCTAGTGACACATTCAGTGTCCCCTTCGTCTAGAGGCCTAGGACACCGCCCTTTCACGGCGGTAACAGGGGTTCGAATCCCCTAGGGGACGCCATTTACTTTTTAGTAAGTACCAAACTCGTATAGTAAGAGTATAAACAACTAGTCCTAGTGACACATTCAGTGTCCCCTTCGTCTAGAGGCCTAGGACACCGCCCTTTCACGGCGGTAACAGGGGTTCGAATCCCCTAGGGGACGCCACTTACTTTGGTAAGTACAAAGCTCGCATGGTAAGAGTCTAAATAACCAGTCCTAGTGACACAGAACATTCTGTAAGAGAGAGAATAATGCCGTTAGCTTTTTCCGGCAAAAGACTCACCTCAACACAGAATTAGCAACTCATTGATTTGCTAGACAAATTCTGCGTCCCCTTCGTCTAGAGGCCTAGGACACCGCCCTTTCACGGCGGTAACAGGGGTTCGAATCCCCTAGGGGACGCCACTCTTCTCAGTAATACTATTTCATTCAATAACACTTCCTTTTGTCTTCTTCGATTCCTATTTATCACACTTAAATTCCAACAGTTCAATGAATTTTTTAATATATTTCATTTACTTAAATTATTTGATTTAAAACAAGGTTAAGGCTTTATTAACAAGCTCAACTACGAAAAATGGGTTAGTATCGCGTTTTTTAGGTGAGTGTCATGGCCAAAAATCGTACCGATTATACGGATAAAGAGAATGATTATCCGGTCTCTTATAACCTCCTGTCTACGACAGATACTAAAGGGCGGATCACGTATGCAAATCAAAGCTTTTGTGATGTCGCAGGCTTTGAGCTGGACGAACTTGAAGGCCAACCACATAACCTGGTGCGTCATCCAACCATGCCCAAAGCCGCCTTTAAAGATCTCTGGCAGTTCATTGGCTCCGGTAAGCCCTGGATGGGCATAGTCAAAAATCGCTGCAAAAATGGCGATCATTACTGGGTTAACGCCTACGTCACGCCAATCAAAGACAAGCAAGGTCAGACTGCCGAGTACCAGTCGGTCAGAACCAAGCCAGAACGGGATGTTGTAAAACGGGCTGAAAATATTTATCAGCAGCTCGAAAAGGGCGTTGCACCAGCTAAATTGACCCGCTCATCTCTGTCTTTGTCTGCACAGATGATGTTGATCCTAGTGGTGTCTTATATTTTGAGCATGGTATTTACCAGTTTGCCTGCGCCATGGAACTATATTCTGGAGACATTGCTGTTAGCAGGCGTACTCGCACTGACATATCAGCGATTATCCCCGGTGCGCCGGTTGAGTGAAAAAGCCAAGCAAGTCTACGATAACCCGTTGATGCAAAAAATTTACCTTAATAAAGTCAATGATGTCGCAGCCATTGAACTGGCGCTGCTGGCTCGGGGGTCTGAATTACGCGCCGTACTTGGCAGAGTTCAGGATGCCAGTCAGCTGGTTGATCAGCACGCGCAGGAAACGGTGTCTGAATGTCACAGTAATACAGAGCTGTTGCAGGAGCAACAGAGCCAGACTGCGTCTTTGGCGACAGCCATGAATGAAATGACCGCAGCGATCGCGGATATTGCCGGCAATACCAGCGATGCAGCGAACCGCTCTGAAGGGGCACTGCGCTCGGTGCTGGATTCAAATTCTGTTGTGCAAGCAAGTATGCAGACCAATCACACTTTATGTGAAGAGTTGAGCCGAACTCAGCGCGATATTGCCGAGCTGAATGAACAGACGGTGCATATTGGCGGCGTTGTTGATGTGATCCGGGACATTTCTGAGCAGACCAATTTGCTGGCATTGAATGCGGCGATAGAAGCAGCCAGGGCTGGTGAACAGGGCAGAGGGTTTGCTGTGGTGGCCGATGAAGTCAGAGCCCTGGCGCAACGCACTCAGGACTCGACCAGAGAGATTGATGACATAGTTGCAGGACTCAAACAACGCGCTGAGCGTGCGGTAGAAGCCATTCAAAACGGAGTCGATAAATCCACTCAGTGTGTGGTGCAGGCGGAACAAACCAAAGAAAATCTG
The Pseudoalteromonas viridis DNA segment above includes these coding regions:
- the msrB gene encoding peptide-methionine (R)-S-oxide reductase MsrB, which gives rise to MLTWRDILQFADNGNPQPPRRVEKNLMQWQALLEPSVFHITRNRGTERPFSSQSCSVFSPGKYHCACCDQLLFDAEEKYDSGSGWPAFTQPYSADSVAYKLDRSHGMDRVEIVCNVCDAHLGHVFPDGPKPSGLRYCVNALALKKHEEGTH
- a CDS encoding response regulator, with product MSVQPFVNAKILIVEEQQLALSYIKQSLDQLAYKNVQFAENAQLAKESCIHHKFDLIICSFDLSKRQNGYQLYEELLKKRLIRQSTGFIFTSAETSPELVHSIVELQPDDFLVKPFSIKELKSRIERVLKRKRSLKTLYNLIDDENYSKALKLINSELESGEHAYSPILLKLKGETLLQLKQYDEAKQFYRSVLELQKFTWAKLGLVETLIANNEDIMAQKMLKSLIEKSETRLAALDLLSRLELKLNQFEEAQVSLVQASQIAPRNIERQKSLSTVARINHDYECSYNAQKEIANFARYSMHDSPDVYLNAARAGIDFALSTDQHDQITRLTRQTQQYLSDLKKQFPNANNQTQIDVLNARLHYLKDEHSKARQLMEQLEDEPQIRSVDAALDKAKAFHELGFQHKAEALFGQIITHCERHQQQNDPAFMHLLQQQQDERRNITMGPKELNNHAVKQFQKGQLDVALEAFTQAFRVMPKNASIALNLLQCLADATGKKATTFNSNLAAKCYKTLSAAHLEPEQQERFEKLQAQLAEMNLDFKP
- a CDS encoding methyl-accepting chemotaxis protein, with protein sequence MAKNRTDYTDKENDYPVSYNLLSTTDTKGRITYANQSFCDVAGFELDELEGQPHNLVRHPTMPKAAFKDLWQFIGSGKPWMGIVKNRCKNGDHYWVNAYVTPIKDKQGQTAEYQSVRTKPERDVVKRAENIYQQLEKGVAPAKLTRSSLSLSAQMMLILVVSYILSMVFTSLPAPWNYILETLLLAGVLALTYQRLSPVRRLSEKAKQVYDNPLMQKIYLNKVNDVAAIELALLARGSELRAVLGRVQDASQLVDQHAQETVSECHSNTELLQEQQSQTASLATAMNEMTAAIADIAGNTSDAANRSEGALRSVLDSNSVVQASMQTNHTLCEELSRTQRDIAELNEQTVHIGGVVDVIRDISEQTNLLALNAAIEAARAGEQGRGFAVVADEVRALAQRTQDSTREIDDIVAGLKQRAERAVEAIQNGVDKSTQCVVQAEQTKENLASIEHMVKDISALNYEIATATDQMSGASNEINDKAVSISGLANASMQSADNTTTAMRNTEQALADQAALVDQFLLRLSR
- the ligA gene encoding NAD-dependent DNA ligase LigA, which encodes MSETISKQINELRQQLESYNYQYYVLDQPTVPDAEYDRVMRALIELETQHPDYLTPDSPSQKVGGAALSKFEQVTHQVPMLSLDNAFDEAEFNAFNRRIKERLLHNDELDFCCEPKLDGLAVSILYRDGVLVQAATRGDGQVGENITENVKTIRNIPLRLRGDNIPAELEVRGEVFMDKAGFARLNETAAKRDEKTFANPRNAAAGSLRQLDPKITAKRPLMFYAYSMGVVQGAELADTHYAQLQQLKDWGLPMCPQTKRVTGASAAYQYYQAIMAERDALPYEIDGVVIKVDNKPFQEQLGFVARAPRWAIAFKFPAQEELTQLLDVEFQVGRTGAITPVARLEPVFVGGVTVSNATLHNRDEIDRLGVKVGDTVIIRRAGDVIPQITQVVLEKRPEDARDITFPDTCPVCDSHVERVEGEAVARCTGGLVCRAQRKEAIKHFASRKALDIDGLGDKIVEQLVERELITTPAELFTLRQGHFESLERMGPKSAKNLVGALEEAKQTTLAKFLYALGIREVGEATAQNLANHYLTLEKVMNASIESLQEVSDVGVVVAQHIHAFFSEPHNQKVVSDLLEQGLHWPEITAKAESEQPLAGLTYVLTGTLSQLNRNDAKARLQALGAKVSGSVSKNTHALVAGEKAGSKLTKAQDLGIDILDEAALIALLDSHQG
- the zipA gene encoding cell division protein ZipA; this translates as MATELRWALIVISALIIGGLLIHGLWSVRKKENQDTDNPAANKQPAAAPQPQREEEPQLDEMSFSAVDEDKESALAQSQSEAADTPTGAAEQHEEVQQEADSQETAPQDFIILHIEMPEGLTMAGSKLLPCVLSLGFKYSDEGFFNRHVESSGNGPVLFRLVNMYNPGTFDIDNMEQFSTGGVSLFMTLPCEGDSMAAFNMLHSAAKKLADEFGASVLDSSREPLTVNTTRAYVEKVREYTV
- a CDS encoding DUF2919 family protein, whose amino-acid sequence is MSKLQAGYGPEYWDKYGVYRTPVGFNLTLLVLLRPLFLWLVSALTWRPDLDLMSLFFHSKQHFFVAVMIASLALLPTVLFSLRRPTSSPKLARYWRHMRWPLLIAACLDLAWLGMQIVQAHYQFSFYLAIQAVLVCWVILYLLKSRYLTCFFGDWPEPENN